From the genome of Hyperolius riggenbachi isolate aHypRig1 chromosome 9, aHypRig1.pri, whole genome shotgun sequence, one region includes:
- the LOC137532375 gene encoding proline-rich protein 36-like, which translates to MPPALPLTHIMPPALPLTHIMPPAPPLTPTMPPAPPLTPTMPPAPPLTHIMPPALQLIPIMPPGLQLIPIMPPALPLTHIMPPATPLTPIMPPALQLTHIMPPALPLTPIMPPAPPLTPTMPPAPPLTPTMPPALPLTHIMPPALPLTHIMPPALPLTHIMPPALPLTHIMPPALPLTHIMPPALPLTHIMPPALQLTHIMPPALQLTHIMPPALQLTHIMPPALQLTHIMPPALQLTHIMPPAPPLTHIMPPALPLTHIMPPALPLTHIMPPALQLTHIMPPALQLTHIMPPALQLTHIMPPALQLTHIMPPALQLTHIMPPALQLTHIMPPALQLTHIMPPALQLTHIMPPALQLTHIMPPALPLTHIMPPALPLTHIMPPATPLTPIMPPALQLTHIMLPALQLTHIMPPALPLTHIMPPATPLTHIMPPALQLTHIIPPALPLTHIMPPALQLTHIMPPALPLTHIMPPALQLTHIMPPAPPLTQIMPPAPPLTQIMPPALPLTPTMPPALQLTHIMPPALQLTHIMPPALQLTHIIPPALPLTHIMPPALQLTHIMPPALPLTHIMPPALPLTPTMPPALQLTPTMPPALPLTHIMPPALPLTHIMPPALPLTPTMPPALLLTHIMPPATPLTPIMPPATPLTPIMPPALQLTHIMPPALPLTPIMPPALQLTHIMPPALQLTHIMPPALQLTHIMPPALQLTHIMPPALQLTHIMPPALPLTHIMPPALPLTHIMPPALQLTHIMPPALQLTHIMPPALQLTHIMPPALPLTHIMPPALQLTHIMPPALQLTHIMPPALPLTHIMPPALQLTHIMPPALQLTHIMPPAPPLTHIMPPALPLTHIMPPALPLTHAQCRPEDTFLVRAPPM; encoded by the coding sequence atgccgccggccctgccgctgactcacatcatgccgccggccctgccgctgactcacatcATGCCGCCGGCCCCGCCGCTGACTCCCACCATGCCGCCGGCCCCGCCGCTGACTCCCACCATGCCGCCGGCCCCGCCGCTGACTCACATCATGCCGCCGGCCCTGCAGCTGATTCCCATCATGCCGCCGGGCCTGCAGCTGATTCCCATCATGCCGccggccctgccgctgactcacatcATGCCGCCGGCCACGCCGCTGACTCCCATCATGCCGCCGGCCCTGCAGCTGACTCACATCATGCCGccggccctgccgctgactccCATCATGCCGCCGGCCCCGCCGCTGACTCCCACCATGCCGCCGGCCCCGCCGCTGACTCCCACCATGCCGccggccctgccgctgactcacatcatgccgccggccctgccgctgactcacatcatgccgccggccctgccgctgactcacatcatgccgccggccctgccgctgactcacatcatgccgccggccctgccgctgactcacatcATGCCGCcagccctgccgctgactcacatcATGCCGCCGGCCCTGCAGCTGACTCACATCATGCCGCCGGCCCTGCAGCTGACTCACATCATGCCGCCGGCCCTGCAGCTGACTCACATCATGCCGCCGGCCCTGCAGCTGACTCACATCATGCCGCCGGCCCTGCAGCTGACTCACATCATGCCGCCGGCCCCGCCGCTGACTCACATCATGCCGccggccctgccgctgactcacatcatgccgccggccctgccgctgactcacatcATGCCGCCGGCCCTGCAGCTGACTCACATCATGCCGCCGGCCCTGCAGCTGACTCACATCATGCCGCCGGCCCTGCAGCTGACTCACATCATGCCGCCGGCCCTGCAGCTGACTCACATCATGCCGCCGGCCCTGCAGCTGACTCACATCATGCCGCCGGCCCTGCAGCTGACTCACATCATGCCGCCGGCCCTGCAGCTGACTCACATCATGCCGCCGGCCCTGCAGCTGACTCACATCATGCCGCCGGCCCTGCAGCTGACTCACATCATGCCGccggccctgccgctgactcacatcatgccgccggccctgccgctgactcacatcATGCCGCCGGCCACGCCGCTGACTCCCATCATGCCGCCGGCCCTGCAGCTGACTCACATCATGCTGCCGGCCCTGCAGCTGACTCACATCATGCCGccggccctgccgctgactcacatcATGCCGCCGGCCACGCCGCTGACTCACATCATGCCGCCGGCCCTGCAGCTGACTCACATCATTCCAccggccctgccgctgactcacatcATGCCGCCGGCCCTGCAGCTGACTCACATCATGCCGccggccctgccgctgactcacatcATGCCGCCGGCCCTGCAGCTGACTCACATCATGCCGCCGGCCCCGCCGCTGACTCAAATCATGCCGCCGGCCCCGCCGCTGACTCAAATCATGCCGccggccctgccgctgactccCACCATGCCGCCGGCCCTGCAGCTGACTCACATCATGCCGCCGGCCCTGCAGCTGACTCACATCATGCCGCCGGCCCTGCAGCTGACTCACATCATTCCGCCGGCCCTGCCCCTGACTCACATCATGCCGCCGGCCCTGCAGCTGACTCACATCATGCCGccggccctgccgctgactcacatcatgccgccggccctgccgctgactccCACCATGCCGCCGGCCCTGCAGCTGACTCCCACCATGCCGccggccctgccgctgactcacatcatgccgccggccctgccgctgactcacatcATGCCAccggccctgccgctgactccCACCATGCCGCCGGCCCTGCTGCTGACTCACATCATGCCGCCGGCCACGCCACTGACTCCCATCATGCCGCCGGCCACGCCGCTGACTCCCATCATGCCGCCGGCCCTGCAGCTGACTCACATCATGCCAccggccctgccgctgactccCATCATGCCGCCAGCCCTGCAGCTGACTCACATCATGCCGCCGGCCCTGCAGCTGACTCACATCATGCCGCCGGCCCTGCAGCTGACTCACATCATGCCGCCGGCCCTGCAGCTGACTCACATCATGCCGCCGGCCCTGCAGCTGACTCACATCATGCCGccggccctgccgctgactcacatcatgccgccggccctgccgctgactcacatcATGCCGCCGGCCCTGCAGCTGACTCACATCATGCCGCCGGCCCTGCAGCTGACTCACATCATGCCGCCGGCCCTGCAGCTGACTCACATCATGCCGccggccctgccgctgactcacatcATGCCGCCGGCCCTGCAGCTGACTCACATCATGCCGCCGGCCCTGCAGCTGACTCACATCATGCCGccggccctgccgctgactcacatcATGCCGCCGGCCCTGCAGCTGACTCACATCATGCCGCCAGCCCTGCAGCTGACTCACATCATGCCGCCGGCCCCGCCGCTGACTCACATCATGCCGccggccctgccgctgactcacatcatgccgccggccctgccgctgactcacgcGCAGTGCAGGCCGGAAGACACATTTTTAGTGCGCGCTCCGCCGATGTAA